A region from the Fimbriimonadaceae bacterium genome encodes:
- the efp gene encoding elongation factor P, with the protein MAIDTSDFKNGMAFYMDGVVHQITEFQHVKPGKGGAFVRTRLRNLKTGATYEKTFRSGERFEPAFLEKVEYQFLFKSGDELTLMDMDSYEQIQVPMAALGDQVPFLKDDMMVTAMVAGDEVLGYEIPAFGEYEVVQTDPAYKGDTVSGGSTKPATLESGAVIQVPFHIKEGETIKVDTRSGEYLERVKR; encoded by the coding sequence TTGGCAATCGACACAAGCGACTTCAAGAACGGCATGGCATTCTACATGGACGGTGTCGTGCACCAGATCACCGAGTTCCAGCACGTGAAACCGGGCAAAGGCGGCGCGTTTGTGCGCACCCGGCTCCGGAACCTGAAGACCGGTGCGACTTACGAGAAGACGTTCCGCTCGGGCGAGCGCTTCGAGCCCGCGTTTCTGGAGAAGGTCGAATACCAGTTCCTGTTCAAGTCGGGCGACGAGCTGACCCTCATGGACATGGACTCCTACGAGCAGATCCAGGTGCCGATGGCCGCCTTGGGCGACCAGGTGCCGTTCCTCAAGGACGACATGATGGTCACGGCCATGGTCGCCGGTGACGAGGTGTTGGGGTACGAGATCCCCGCCTTCGGCGAATACGAGGTCGTCCAGACCGACCCGGCCTACAAGGGGGACACCGTCAGCGGCGGCAGCACCAAGCCGGCGACTCTGGAGAGCGGCGCGGTGATCCAGGTGCCGTTCCACATCAAGGAAGGCGAGACGATCAAAGTCGACACGAGGTCCGGGGAATACCTGGAGCGGGTCAAGCGTTGA